One Setaria viridis chromosome 3, Setaria_viridis_v4.0, whole genome shotgun sequence DNA window includes the following coding sequences:
- the LOC117847622 gene encoding E3 SUMO-protein ligase SIZ1 isoform X4 has protein sequence MADLASTCKDKLAYFRIKELKDILNQLGLPKQGKKQDLVDRVLALLSDEQGQRHLGWGRKNALTREAVAKVVDDTYRKMQVQCAPDLASRSHSGSDFSHFRPKEEANDYYHVESKVRCLCSSTMLNDNMIKCEDAKCQVWQHMTCVLIPDRPTEGVSPEVPPHFYCELCRLSRADPFWLTIGNPLLPVKFMSSGVGNDGTSVSQSVEKTFQLSRSDRETIQRPEFELQVWCILINDKVQFRMQWPQYAELQVNGIPVRVVTRPGSQLLGINGRDDGPLVTTCSLREGINKISLSRVDTRTFCFGVRIVRRRTIAQVLSLIPKEGEGESFMDALARVRRCLGGGGATDNADSDSDLEVVTESVTVNLRCPNSGSRMRIAGRFKPCVHMGCFDLETFVELNQRSRKWQCPICLKNYSIENLMIDPYFNRITSLLRNCSEDVNELDVKPDGSWRVKGDAATRELSQWHMPDGTLCDSQEDTNPGVESLNEFKREGTSDGHRSLKLGIKRNPNGIWQFSSKADDKKPSVVGNHIQNNTGFPAPNAMISSPTGSYKDGEDASVNQEGGGIQFDISLNQEFDSFPRNFGQAYNTEDRQQQQQQQNAADVIVLSDSDEENDAIVRPPAVYENTATNGNNFPFATNGAKSGYPERYQEDAGVGTSGLGLLSSNAGDFEINNWQMHSYPQPEQGFQFFGTDTDVANPFVASHNSFNIAPEDYSLDCNVGIEEPSAAHDISIIRNSNEMHGSLVGNPLALAGDDPSLQILFPSQPSTVPLQEELSERANAPNGVHPDDWRISLTLAAGGGGNEESTSVDGLQSQPKVTSKEAGVEPLIDAASALPSTNNDRCNGANLNPRRIENIFSHPRQPRSVRPRLCLSLDTDSE, from the exons atggcggacCTCGCTTCGACCTGCAAG GATAAACTTGCGTACTTTAGAATAAAGGAGCTCAAAGATATCTTAAATCAGCTGGGCTTACCGAAGCAGGGAAAGAAGCAG GACCTAGTCGACAGGGTGTTGGCGCTGTTATCAGATGAGCAAG GTCAGCGCCATCTTGGATGGGGAAGGAAAAATGCTCTTACAAGGGAGGCGGTGGCAAAAGTTGTTGATGACACATACAG GAAAATGCAAGTTCAATGTGCTCCTGACCTAGCGTCTAGGAGCCACAGTGGATCAGATTTCAGTCATTTCAGGCCCAAAGAGGAAGCCAATGACTATTATCATGTGGAGTCTAAGGTCCGCTGCCTTTGCAGTAGTACCATGCTAAATGACAATATGATCAAG TGTGAAGATGCCAAATGCCAAGTGTGGCAGCATATGACCTGTGTACTCATTCCAGATAGGCCCACAGAGGGTGTTAGCCCTGAAGTTCCGcctcatttttattgtgaattgTGCCGACTGAGCCGGGCAGACCC GTTTTGGCTGACTATAGGAAATCCATTACTCCCTGTGAAATTCATGTCTTCTGGTGTTGGAAATGATGG AACAAGTGTATCCCAAAGTGTGGAGAAGACCTTCCAACTTTCTCGATCAGATAGAGAAACAATTCAGAGACCAGAATTTGAGCTCCAG GTTTGGTGCATTCTTATAAATGACAAAGTCCAATTCAGGATGCAATGGCCTCAATATGCAGAATTGCAAGTGAATG GTATTCCTGTACGAGTAGTGACCAGACCTGGTTCGCAGTTACTAGGGATAAATGGACGGGATGACGGGCCACTG GTAACCACATGCAGTCTAAGAGAAGGAATCAATAAAATCAGCTTATCAAGAGTTGATACTCGAACATTTTGCTTTGGAGTCCGAATTGTTAGGAGGAGGACTATTGCTCAG GTATTAAGCTTGATCCCAAAGGAAGGTGAAGGGGAGTCTTTTATGGATGCTCTTGCTCGTGTCCGGCGCTGTCTTGGAGGTGGAGGTGCTACAGATAATGCTGATAGTGACAGCGATCTGGAAGTGGTTACTGAATCTGTTACGGTCAACCTTCGTTGTCCT aATAGTGGATCCAGAATGAGGATTGCTGGAAGGTTCAAGCCTTGCGTTCACATGGGTTGTTTTGATCTTGAAACTTTTGTGGAACTGAATCAACGCTCTCGCAAG TGGCAGTGTCCAATATGTTTGAAGAATTACTCTATCGAGAACTTGATGATTGATCCTTATTTCAATCGGATTACTTCTTTG TTGCGCAATTGCAGTGAAGATGTTAATGAACTTGATGTTAAACCTGATGGGTCATGGCGTGTGAAGGGGGATGCTGCCACCAGAGAGCTATCTCAATGGCATATGCCTGATGGTACGCTTTGTGACTCACAGGAAGATACAAACCCTGGTGTGGAAAGTCTTAATGAATTCAAGAGAGAGGGTACTTCTGATGGACATAGAAGTCTTAAACTTGGAATCAAGAGAAATCCAAATGGAATATGGCAATTTAGCAGTAAGGCAGATGACAAGAAACCTTCTGTGGTTGGTAATCACATCCAGAACAACACTGGGTTTCCAGCACCAAACGCTATGATCAGTAGCCCCACTGGGAGTTACAAAGATGGAGAAGACGCAAGTGTGAACCAAGAAGGGGGTGGTATTCAATTTGATATATCACTGAACCAAGAGTTTGACAGTTTTCCTCGTAACTTTGGTCAGGCATACAATACAGAGGatagacagcagcagcagcagcaacagaatGCTGCAGATGTCATTGTTCTTAGTGATTCTGATGAAGAAAATGATGCTATTGTTCGCCCGCCAGCTGTCTATGAAAATACTGCTACAAATGGCAACAATTTTCCTTTTGCCACTAATGGTGCTAAATCTGGATATCCTGAAAGATACCAGGAGGATGCTGGCGTCGGTACAAGTGGCCTTGGTTTATTAAGCAGTAATGCTGGTGATTTTGAGATAAATAACTGGCAAATGCATTCTTATCCACAACCAGAGCAAGGGTTCCAGTTTTTTGGGACTGATACTGATGTTGCCAATCCTTTTGTTGCTTCACATAATTCCTTTAATATTGCACCAGAAGACTATTCTCTTGATTGTAATGTTGGCATAGAGGAGCCGTCAGCAGCTCACGATATTTCAATTATCCGGAACAGTAATGAAATGCATGGAAGCTTGGTTGGTAACCCATTGGCTTTAGCAGGCGATGATCCATCTTTGCAAATTTTGTTTCCAAGTCAACCTTCCACTGTTCCCCTTCAGGAAGAATTGAGCGAGCGTGCTAATGCTCCAAATGGGGTCCACCCTGATGATTGGAGGATCTCTCTTACACTTGCGGCAGGTGGAGGTGGCAATGAAGAGTCTACAAGTGTTGATGGTCTACAATCACAGCCAAAAGTTACATCTAAAGAGGCAGGGGTCGAGCCTTTAATTGATGCTG CTTCTGCTCTCCCAAGCACGAACAATGACAGATGCAATGGAGCGAATCTAAATCCAAGAAGgattgaaaatatattttctCATCCTCGCCAACCGCGGTCTGTTAGGCCTCGCCTGTGTTTATCATTAGATACTGATTCAGAGTAG